The following proteins are co-located in the Candidatus Phytoplasma asteris genome:
- a CDS encoding ABC transporter substrate-binding protein yields the protein MNFKQLLQKYKKQLVIGAEVILFVVMGFVVYKKLFKTTPPRNNFVVAMPNDIVGYDPGNKDHTQSAQGDRLFYCIHSTLVSTNENGDVLPQVAKSWFKVENEDAVVFTLRDDVLFHNGKKLTAKDVKFSFERAKGKQHDEYENIESVEELEGGTKVKLNLKAFPAFAYESIAKQRIISQEAVKQDQTKDQLEGLKVGSGPYQLVSWDSSEKVINLKLFDKYFDKEKIKNSQKEIVFKTISNQDTALLQLSAGTVDAVLDFPVNKVADAKKQKDITVVENAAVKCSYLMMNNQKVELEKRKLIAQALDIEKIITQLELPVKPLKTFIPEGEKGHNPNISYAYNTNTQEVKNQVSQLPNKKIKFGFSAKETPEVANKIKEQLQEVGFEVTLDIPEFNTFKTNLKKGDYDILFMSDMHEMAYGHKVLTDYMTPKKEGDSTQGTWAHISGDQTLKDLLEQSQTNIDLSTYVQKIQQIQTHLDQKKYVVPFYQQNIYFLTSKKVQGLKCDLFTRTDFTKVQLSK from the coding sequence ATGAATTTTAAACAATTATTACAAAAATATAAAAAACAATTAGTTATAGGAGCAGAAGTTATTTTATTTGTTGTAATGGGTTTTGTAGTCTACAAAAAGCTTTTTAAAACAACTCCCCCAAGAAATAATTTTGTAGTAGCAATGCCAAATGATATTGTAGGTTATGACCCAGGAAATAAAGATCACACTCAAAGTGCACAAGGAGATAGATTGTTTTACTGCATCCACTCTACTTTAGTTTCTACAAATGAAAATGGCGATGTTTTACCTCAAGTAGCTAAATCATGGTTTAAAGTGGAAAATGAAGATGCAGTTGTTTTTACTCTCAGAGATGATGTTTTATTTCACAACGGTAAAAAATTAACTGCAAAAGATGTCAAATTTTCTTTTGAAAGAGCAAAAGGAAAACAACACGATGAATATGAAAATATTGAATCAGTTGAAGAATTAGAAGGCGGCACAAAAGTAAAACTAAATCTTAAAGCATTCCCTGCTTTTGCCTATGAAAGCATCGCTAAGCAAAGAATAATAAGCCAAGAAGCAGTTAAACAAGACCAAACAAAAGATCAATTAGAAGGACTTAAGGTTGGTTCAGGTCCTTATCAATTAGTTTCATGGGATTCTTCTGAAAAAGTAATAAATTTAAAACTTTTTGATAAATATTTTGACAAAGAAAAAATAAAAAACAGCCAAAAAGAAATCGTTTTTAAAACCATTTCTAATCAGGATACAGCTTTATTACAGTTAAGCGCAGGGACTGTGGATGCTGTCTTAGACTTTCCAGTAAATAAAGTAGCCGATGCAAAAAAACAAAAAGATATTACAGTTGTTGAAAATGCCGCTGTTAAATGTAGTTATTTAATGATGAATAATCAAAAAGTTGAACTTGAAAAAAGAAAATTAATTGCTCAAGCTTTAGATATTGAAAAAATAATTACTCAACTGGAATTACCAGTTAAACCTTTAAAAACTTTTATCCCCGAAGGAGAAAAAGGTCATAATCCAAATATTTCATATGCTTATAATACAAACACACAAGAAGTTAAAAACCAAGTTAGCCAACTTCCAAATAAAAAAATTAAATTCGGTTTTTCTGCTAAGGAAACTCCAGAAGTAGCAAACAAAATAAAAGAACAACTACAAGAAGTAGGTTTTGAAGTAACATTAGACATACCAGAATTTAATACATTCAAAACAAATTTAAAAAAAGGAGATTATGACATTTTGTTTATGAGTGATATGCATGAAATGGCATACGGTCATAAAGTTTTAACAGATTATATGACACCAAAAAAAGAGGGGGATTCTACCCAAGGAACTTGGGCTCATATTTCAGGAGACCAAACACTAAAAGATCTTTTAGAACAATCTCAAACAAATATAGATTTAAGTACTTACGTACAAAAAATTCAACAAATTCAAACTCATTTAGACCAAAAGAAATATGTTGTTCCTTTTTATCAACAAAACATATATTTCTTAACAAGCAAAAAAGTCCAAGGTCTTAAATGTGATCTTTTCACAAGAACTGATTTTACAAAAGTCCAATTAAGTAAATAA